The proteins below are encoded in one region of candidate division TA06 bacterium:
- a CDS encoding permease, whose amino-acid sequence MWQNFVNRLVFNWLGMAPEAHFTKALHFFIYDSVKVLFLLAVIIFLITMVRTWLPPEKTRKILSHKRTFIGNILAALFGIITPFCSCSAVPLFIGLVEAGVPLGVTFSFLISSPMINEIALVMLWGMFGYKIALLYIGSGLVIAVTAGYIIGRLKLEKWVEGFVYQTKVGAAPEESWTFKYRVIYSKDYMLDILKKVWPYVLIGIAVGGVIHGFVPQDFLAKYAGKGNFFAVPLAVLIGIPLYSNAAGMVPVVKALLDKGLALGTALAFMMAVIGASFPEMVILRKVLKIPLLVIFFGILTIGIIITGYIFNALI is encoded by the coding sequence ATGTGGCAGAATTTTGTCAACCGGCTGGTCTTTAACTGGCTGGGGATGGCCCCGGAAGCCCACTTTACCAAGGCCCTGCACTTTTTCATCTACGACAGCGTCAAGGTGCTGTTCCTGCTGGCGGTGATAATATTTCTGATCACCATGGTCCGGACCTGGCTGCCGCCGGAGAAGACCAGGAAGATACTTAGTCACAAGCGGACCTTCATCGGGAACATACTGGCGGCCCTGTTCGGCATCATCACACCGTTCTGCTCCTGCTCGGCGGTGCCGCTGTTCATCGGCCTGGTGGAGGCCGGGGTGCCGCTGGGGGTCACCTTCTCCTTTCTGATCTCCTCGCCCATGATCAACGAGATAGCCCTGGTGATGCTGTGGGGCATGTTCGGGTACAAGATAGCCCTGCTCTACATCGGCAGCGGACTGGTGATCGCCGTCACCGCCGGTTATATTATCGGCCGGCTTAAGCTGGAGAAGTGGGTGGAGGGATTCGTTTACCAGACCAAGGTGGGGGCGGCCCCGGAGGAGTCCTGGACCTTTAAATACCGGGTAATATATTCCAAAGACTACATGCTGGACATCCTGAAAAAAGTGTGGCCCTACGTGCTGATCGGAATAGCGGTGGGCGGGGTGATCCACGGCTTCGTGCCCCAGGACTTTCTGGCCAAGTACGCCGGCAAGGGCAACTTCTTTGCGGTGCCGCTGGCGGTGCTGATCGGCATCCCGCTTTATTCCAACGCCGCCGGGATGGTTCCGGTTGTTAAAGCCCTGCTGGACAAGGGTCTGGCCCTGGGGACGGCCCTGGCCTTCATGATGGCGGTGATCGGGGCCTCGTTCCCGGAGATGGTCATCTTAAGAAAGGTGCTGAAAATTCCGCTGCTGGTGATATTCTTCGGGATACTGACCATCGGGATCATCATCACCGGGTACATCTTCAACGCCCTAATCTGA
- a CDS encoding tetratricopeptide repeat protein, with protein sequence MNKLLKDQKVGTKYQVLEFLGEGSTSQVYKAVDLAGGQTVALKLFLKDFINIDLVCQEFRLLAELRHPNLAAVHGYENFQGECLYVMEYVSGPDILCRSRDLSLEEKGRKLIDLCHALEYIHSRNIVHLDLKPSNLLLDGKDAVKLLDFGLAQSGACFPLKISGTPFYISPEVISGQSPDGRADLYSLGVLMYQIFTGVLPFEASSLRELVKKHLYQPPQPPQLYNAVLSERLQSLILKLLSKDPNDRPAGAGEVAAELARIIKQSPGVSPDFLPPPFVFNSRLVGRDKEMAELRQAAQNAISGQGSTVFISGETGIGRTKLLTEFSLEVQLLECQVLWARCYQPDTAAYDLAAQLLTQVLPLAQNFCPQALSEFGPKLAEIAPGFRSLPEVSSLPVPAALPAPEQKLRLLDAVAGFIIKTLEAGPSRATVIMLESIHWIDRESLEAISHLMRNISRSSILVAGSFRNDDLAPGHHLPAAIESLIAENLAEQLFLKRLSLPEVSELIRNIFPGIQNPGPLISRIHSETGGNPLLIEEAVRYLLDSGVIQRRHGHWLISGPADGRLSLPDDLDKTFKVKLGKLSSDQLLLIQSLAVMGRPATARQISVMTEQDICQTGKDLLYLKSQSLLAVLREEKGEPLYGLHHSKITSEICRSAPPELLSRLHRAAARILEQQENHSLQELSALSRHWEEAGEPGKARKFHLLAGDGLAEFSKQQAIEHYRQAIELSPSRQDAPVLEKLQKLYYVSGEFQKAFEAAQSLHQAKGPTPESYYNLGRCQERLGNYESSIEYLRLGLSISGNDPQLSARLMGAIAVTCISRGEYRTAEKYCQEALKLLPQNCKPSVEAEIFNTLGQAYWHLAEWSQALSVHRKSLEIKEREGSLYGIANSHNNLGLVYYRMYDWDRAAESHQKSFALREKIGDISGLAKSYNNLALISRHLYDWDQALEYHNKGLQTMERIGSGVETAASLVNIGLIHKAKGEWDRALWSYNRAIQLAVTIGAKNILLDAYIRKAEFYLALGSLEDGSLFCQKSLGMAEELGGRLEMGRALNISGRISQMRQQWDKAKDDLSRAREIFAGLDIKAGEAFILKNLADLHRELGELDQAEVLADKSLSLAQRVEEQQLVADILLLKGELLEERGKSGLKYMEWSLEIANKVNTAETAWPIFSAMARHYVRHKRHDLALEHYKKILFWFKQALANISQPELKSSYIFAPRRRQMFKDIKLFRQEAASHAG encoded by the coding sequence ATGAATAAATTACTTAAAGATCAAAAGGTCGGCACAAAATATCAGGTGTTGGAATTTCTGGGAGAAGGTTCCACCAGCCAGGTATATAAAGCCGTTGACCTGGCCGGGGGCCAAACTGTGGCCCTGAAGCTTTTCTTAAAAGATTTCATTAATATTGATCTGGTCTGCCAGGAGTTCCGCCTTTTGGCGGAACTCAGACATCCCAATCTGGCTGCGGTACATGGTTACGAAAATTTCCAGGGCGAATGTCTTTATGTGATGGAATATGTGTCGGGCCCGGACATCCTGTGCCGCAGCCGGGACCTGTCCCTGGAAGAAAAGGGACGCAAGCTGATCGACTTGTGCCACGCCCTGGAATACATCCATTCCCGGAACATCGTTCATCTTGATTTAAAACCGTCCAATCTTCTGCTGGACGGGAAGGACGCCGTAAAGCTGCTGGACTTCGGGCTGGCCCAGAGCGGCGCTTGTTTTCCCCTGAAGATATCAGGCACTCCTTTCTACATTTCTCCGGAGGTCATCTCCGGTCAGTCTCCGGATGGCCGGGCGGACCTGTATTCGCTGGGAGTGCTGATGTATCAGATATTCACCGGGGTCCTGCCATTTGAGGCCTCCTCGCTGAGAGAACTGGTCAAAAAACATCTCTATCAGCCGCCTCAGCCGCCCCAGTTATACAATGCCGTCCTATCCGAACGGCTTCAATCATTGATCCTAAAACTTCTGAGCAAAGATCCCAATGATCGGCCGGCCGGCGCCGGCGAGGTGGCGGCGGAGCTGGCCAGGATCATCAAGCAAAGCCCCGGCGTATCGCCCGATTTCCTCCCCCCGCCTTTTGTTTTCAACAGCCGTCTGGTGGGCAGGGATAAAGAAATGGCCGAACTGCGCCAGGCTGCCCAGAATGCCATTTCCGGCCAGGGCTCCACCGTTTTCATTTCCGGCGAGACCGGCATCGGGCGCACCAAACTGCTGACCGAATTCTCCCTGGAGGTCCAGCTTTTGGAGTGCCAGGTGCTGTGGGCCCGCTGTTATCAGCCAGATACCGCTGCCTATGACCTGGCGGCCCAGCTGTTGACCCAAGTTCTGCCTTTGGCCCAGAACTTTTGTCCCCAGGCCCTCTCAGAGTTCGGCCCCAAATTGGCTGAGATCGCTCCGGGTTTCAGGTCACTGCCCGAGGTCAGCAGCCTCCCGGTTCCGGCCGCCTTGCCGGCTCCGGAGCAGAAGCTGCGGCTTCTGGATGCCGTGGCCGGATTCATCATCAAAACCCTGGAGGCTGGCCCCTCCCGGGCAACGGTCATCATGCTGGAAAGCATCCACTGGATAGACCGGGAAAGCCTGGAGGCCATCAGCCACCTGATGCGCAACATCTCCCGTTCCTCCATTCTGGTGGCGGGCAGCTTCAGGAACGACGACCTGGCTCCGGGGCACCATCTGCCGGCGGCTATTGAGTCCCTGATCGCCGAAAACCTGGCAGAGCAATTATTCTTAAAACGATTGAGCTTGCCTGAGGTATCCGAACTCATCCGGAATATTTTCCCCGGGATCCAAAACCCCGGGCCGCTGATTTCCAGGATACATTCCGAAACCGGGGGGAACCCCCTGCTGATAGAAGAAGCGGTGCGGTACCTATTGGACTCGGGGGTTATACAGCGGCGCCACGGGCATTGGCTGATATCCGGGCCGGCGGATGGCCGGCTGAGCCTGCCCGACGATTTGGACAAGACCTTTAAAGTTAAGCTGGGAAAACTTTCTTCAGACCAGTTGCTGCTGATCCAATCCCTGGCGGTGATGGGGCGCCCGGCCACCGCCCGCCAAATCTCCGTCATGACAGAACAGGATATTTGCCAGACCGGAAAAGATCTGCTCTACCTTAAGAGCCAAAGCCTGCTGGCAGTTTTACGGGAGGAAAAAGGCGAGCCACTTTACGGGTTGCATCACTCCAAAATAACAAGCGAAATCTGCCGTTCCGCCCCTCCGGAATTGCTGTCCCGGCTGCACCGGGCCGCCGCCCGGATACTGGAACAGCAGGAAAATCATTCTCTGCAGGAATTGTCCGCTTTGTCCCGCCATTGGGAAGAAGCCGGGGAGCCGGGTAAAGCCAGGAAATTCCATCTTTTGGCCGGAGACGGCCTGGCGGAATTTTCCAAGCAGCAGGCCATAGAACATTACCGCCAGGCCATAGAGCTGTCTCCATCCCGGCAGGATGCTCCGGTGCTGGAAAAACTGCAGAAGCTTTACTATGTTTCGGGGGAATTCCAAAAAGCCTTTGAGGCCGCCCAAAGCCTGCACCAGGCCAAAGGGCCGACGCCGGAAAGCTATTATAACCTGGGGCGGTGCCAGGAACGGCTGGGAAATTATGAATCCTCCATAGAATACCTGCGGCTGGGATTGTCAATTTCTGGCAACGATCCCCAATTGTCCGCCCGCCTGATGGGGGCCATAGCCGTGACCTGCATCAGCCGTGGAGAATACCGGACCGCGGAAAAATACTGCCAGGAAGCCTTAAAATTACTTCCTCAAAACTGCAAGCCTTCGGTGGAGGCCGAGATTTTCAACACGCTGGGGCAGGCCTACTGGCATTTGGCCGAATGGAGCCAGGCCCTTTCGGTGCACCGGAAGAGCTTGGAGATCAAGGAGCGGGAGGGCAGCCTGTACGGGATCGCCAACAGCCACAACAACCTGGGGCTGGTTTATTACCGGATGTACGACTGGGACCGGGCGGCGGAGTCCCACCAGAAGAGTTTCGCCCTGCGGGAAAAGATCGGCGACATCAGCGGCCTGGCCAAATCCTACAATAATCTGGCCCTGATCTCCCGGCATCTATATGACTGGGACCAGGCCCTGGAGTACCACAACAAAGGTCTGCAGACAATGGAGCGGATCGGATCGGGCGTTGAGACGGCCGCCTCGCTGGTCAATATCGGATTGATCCACAAAGCCAAGGGGGAATGGGACCGGGCCTTGTGGAGTTATAACCGGGCCATCCAACTGGCCGTCACCATCGGAGCCAAGAACATCCTGCTGGACGCCTATATCCGCAAGGCGGAGTTTTACCTGGCTCTGGGGAGTCTGGAGGACGGCAGTTTGTTCTGCCAAAAATCGCTGGGCATGGCCGAAGAACTGGGCGGCCGCCTGGAGATGGGGCGGGCCCTGAACATTTCGGGACGCATCAGCCAGATGCGCCAGCAATGGGACAAGGCCAAGGACGACCTTTCCCGGGCCAGGGAGATCTTTGCCGGGCTGGACATCAAAGCCGGAGAGGCCTTTATCCTGAAGAACCTGGCCGACCTGCACCGCGAGCTGGGAGAGCTGGACCAGGCCGAAGTTTTGGCCGACAAATCCCTGAGCCTGGCCCAAAGGGTGGAGGAACAGCAGTTGGTGGCCGATATCCTGCTGCTGAAAGGCGAACTGCTGGAGGAGAGAGGCAAAAGCGGCCTCAAGTACATGGAATGGTCGCTGGAGATAGCCAATAAGGTCAACACCGCCGAAACGGCCTGGCCCATTTTCTCGGCCATGGCCAGACACTACGTCCGGCACAAGCGCCATGATCTGGCCCTGGAACATTATAAAAAAATTCTGTTCTGGTTCAAGCAGGCTCTGGCCAATATCAGCCAGCCGGAGCTAAAATCCTCGTACATCTTCGCCCCCCGCCGGCGACAGATGTTCAAGGACATCAAACTTTTCCGTCAGGAGGCAGCCAGCCATGCCGGTTAA
- a CDS encoding sigma 54-interacting transcriptional regulator, producing the protein MPVNQRVQSAENLVVEAELDLAAIAQVLEGQKNISSLLDPDQGKERLSLLLEASRRLSRVLNLDQLLNVTMDSVLALTRAERGFLMLYEGEILKFRVIRNQKSQNWEGEDFQISHTITQQVIDSGQPLWVKDASQDANYSQSASIADLKLRSCMCVPLFSGQADKRKMLGVIYVDSQQIHESFSPQDLDLFAALAAQAAIAIENAELVENISRLEREKREQLERENVSLQKQLEDRGELLGQCPAMEKVFSLVRRVSGSEVNLLLLGESGTGKTLVARAVHHLSLRKNKPFIVIDCGSIPENLLESELFGYEKGAFTGAFARRQGKFEMADGGTVFLDEIGEMPTALQTKLLRVIQEGVVEHIGGKDTIKVDLRIIAATSRDLEQDIRNGRFRKDLFYRLNVITIHLPPMRERDSDALLLAGFFLEKYSAKHRKHIAGLNSAAKAALMSYGWPGNVRELEHKIERAVIMCDGREIAPSHLELEPAYYEPNLPSGLNGAKAEIENRMVIQALSLNNGDITAVALQLGVTRQQIYRIMKRHGLKKDRQVIPAKKQKSIDNLNIK; encoded by the coding sequence ATGCCGGTTAATCAGAGAGTGCAAAGCGCCGAGAACCTGGTGGTGGAGGCGGAACTTGATCTGGCCGCCATCGCCCAGGTTCTGGAAGGGCAAAAGAATATATCCTCGCTGCTCGATCCGGACCAGGGCAAGGAAAGGCTCAGCCTGTTATTGGAGGCCTCCCGCCGCCTGAGCCGGGTCTTAAATCTCGACCAGCTGCTAAATGTGACCATGGATTCGGTGCTTGCCCTGACCCGGGCCGAACGGGGATTCCTGATGCTGTACGAAGGGGAGATCCTGAAATTCAGAGTGATCAGGAACCAGAAAAGCCAAAACTGGGAGGGGGAGGATTTCCAGATCAGCCATACCATCACCCAGCAGGTAATAGACAGCGGCCAGCCTCTCTGGGTCAAGGATGCCTCCCAGGACGCCAATTACAGCCAGTCGGCCTCCATCGCCGATCTCAAACTGCGGTCATGCATGTGTGTGCCGCTTTTTTCCGGCCAGGCCGACAAAAGAAAAATGCTGGGAGTGATCTATGTCGACAGCCAGCAGATCCACGAGAGCTTTTCCCCCCAGGATCTGGACCTTTTTGCCGCCCTGGCGGCCCAGGCCGCCATCGCCATTGAGAACGCCGAACTGGTGGAGAACATCAGCCGGCTGGAGCGGGAAAAACGGGAGCAGCTGGAAAGAGAGAACGTTTCGCTTCAGAAACAATTGGAGGACCGGGGAGAGCTGCTGGGGCAGTGTCCGGCTATGGAGAAGGTTTTTTCCCTGGTGCGGCGGGTGTCCGGATCCGAGGTGAATCTGTTGTTGCTGGGGGAATCGGGCACTGGAAAAACCCTGGTGGCCCGGGCCGTCCATCATCTGAGCCTGCGGAAGAACAAACCGTTCATAGTCATAGACTGCGGCTCCATCCCGGAAAACCTGCTGGAGTCGGAGCTGTTCGGCTACGAGAAGGGGGCCTTTACCGGGGCCTTTGCCCGCAGGCAGGGAAAATTTGAGATGGCAGACGGAGGAACGGTTTTTCTGGACGAGATCGGGGAGATGCCCACCGCCCTCCAGACCAAGCTGCTGCGGGTGATCCAGGAAGGGGTGGTGGAGCACATCGGAGGAAAGGATACCATCAAAGTGGACCTGCGGATCATCGCCGCCACCAGCCGGGACCTGGAGCAGGACATTCGAAACGGCCGGTTCCGGAAGGATCTCTTTTACCGGCTCAACGTAATCACCATCCACCTGCCGCCGATGCGGGAGCGGGATAGCGATGCCCTGCTGCTGGCCGGATTTTTTCTGGAAAAATATTCGGCCAAGCACCGGAAACACATTGCCGGTTTAAATTCCGCCGCCAAAGCGGCATTGATGAGCTACGGCTGGCCGGGAAACGTAAGAGAGCTGGAGCATAAGATTGAACGGGCGGTGATCATGTGCGACGGCCGGGAAATAGCGCCATCACACCTGGAACTGGAGCCGGCATATTATGAACCCAATCTGCCGTCCGGGCTTAACGGCGCCAAAGCGGAGATAGAGAATAGGATGGTAATCCAGGCCCTGTCCCTGAACAACGGTGACATCACAGCTGTAGCCCTGCAGCTGGGGGTGACTCGGCAGCAGATCTACCGGATAATGAAGAGGCACGGGCTGAAGAAGGACAGGCAGGTTATTCCGGCAAAAAAGCAAAAAAGTATTGACAATCTTAATATAAAGTGA
- a CDS encoding T9SS type A sorting domain-containing protein, which yields MKRLSLLVLALVLLAGGALAQTTIFSDDMTNFPTGWTLSPTTGWVKSTTSYNSASYSARCDEVNPYAASQNNYMTRTVNLSGYTSATLKFYIWQYTETSYDYIYLQYYSGTAWTTAWSRSGSYQTWAQQTVTIPVTATQVRFWFMSDASVQNTGVYIDDVVLTGTASTVIQNDAGSGADAGNTFTAALSVSPGSWTGCYLSSTDTTDYYKFSVTAGQLIKVKITPGASLDFDLYLFNPSQVQKGSSTAGAGLADSVVFTADATGYWYAKGKYYSGTAGNYGLTISVTGGTTPVPALAVSMSSWTPAAAGGTSSAVTVTNSGSTDVISYTVTDDATWLTTSAASGSTPGSFTMTAAANTGAARSATVTVTATAPAGTTGSPKTITVSQAAASTGGAEWTIMVYLNADNNLEPDGIADFLEMAAASYSSGKINVIVQMDRSSSYDTQYENWTTCKRFKITNGMTPTAANQISDLGEVDMGSPTTLVNFATWAIQNYPANRYSLVMWDHGDGWYKKDGETAVIKGFSNDDSHGSVIGIANGEFAGAMAQIKTALGRNLDHIGWDACLMGMWEVLDISRNYANVANVSEETEGSAGWYYTTWLNTLNTTPTTSAIDMGKAIINGTSGQSTLSVVDLTQIAALNTSVNTFANELMAARGAGLSASITTALTNTQKFSTSYFSYHIDLSDFAAKVKAAITTRPTLTAACDGIISGVTNAVKLYKNSTTYASARGIAIFHNSTTSNYDATYDNLPICAATTWEEYLKGGTSGGTTAPNYTKASATYGWDASATTASGLTGDDQAVAVNIGFAFNFYGTSYTAVNICSNGFLNFGTSSTAYTPAAIPNTAAPNALIAGVWRDLNVSGGGTITYYSSATKFVVSFNAVKNYANTSTQTFQMILTPDGKIKLQWGSITTAETYVAGVENQAGTLGLGTTAALNSAVLYTPPASWSTSDYDVAQDARFAAPVLPLITALSQNSPNPVRCKTQISYQLENSGEVSLKIYNFNGQLVRTLVNCYQKSGQQQVIWDAKDEAGRKVSEGVYIYKLSSGNFSQARKMVLVK from the coding sequence ATGAAACGGTTAAGTTTACTGGTTCTGGCTTTGGTCCTACTGGCCGGGGGCGCCCTGGCCCAGACCACCATTTTCTCTGATGACATGACCAATTTCCCCACCGGCTGGACTCTTTCCCCAACCACCGGATGGGTAAAATCGACCACCAGCTACAATAGCGCTTCGTACAGCGCCCGTTGCGACGAAGTCAACCCCTATGCCGCCAGCCAGAACAATTATATGACCAGGACAGTAAACCTTTCCGGATACACCAGCGCCACCCTAAAATTCTACATCTGGCAATACACCGAAACGAGCTACGATTATATATATTTGCAGTACTACAGCGGCACCGCCTGGACCACGGCCTGGTCCCGGTCCGGCAGCTACCAGACCTGGGCCCAGCAGACTGTGACCATCCCGGTCACGGCCACCCAAGTCCGGTTCTGGTTCATGAGCGATGCCAGCGTCCAGAACACCGGGGTTTATATCGACGACGTGGTACTGACCGGCACCGCCAGCACGGTAATCCAGAACGATGCTGGGTCCGGCGCCGATGCCGGGAATACTTTTACAGCTGCTCTTTCGGTAAGCCCTGGTTCTTGGACCGGCTGCTACCTAAGCAGCACCGACACCACCGACTATTACAAGTTCAGCGTTACCGCCGGCCAGTTAATCAAAGTTAAGATCACCCCGGGAGCCAGCCTGGATTTTGACCTTTACCTTTTCAACCCCTCCCAGGTCCAGAAGGGCTCCAGCACCGCCGGGGCAGGCCTGGCCGATTCGGTGGTATTCACTGCTGACGCCACCGGTTACTGGTATGCCAAGGGCAAATACTATTCCGGGACGGCCGGAAATTACGGTTTGACCATCTCGGTCACCGGAGGAACCACGCCGGTTCCGGCCCTGGCCGTCAGCATGAGCTCCTGGACCCCGGCCGCCGCCGGTGGAACCAGTTCAGCCGTAACCGTCACCAACAGCGGCTCAACCGATGTCATATCCTACACAGTGACCGATGATGCCACCTGGCTGACCACCTCGGCCGCCAGCGGCAGCACCCCGGGATCGTTCACCATGACCGCCGCGGCCAACACCGGCGCGGCCCGTTCGGCCACGGTGACCGTCACCGCCACCGCCCCGGCCGGAACCACCGGCTCGCCCAAGACCATCACCGTCAGCCAGGCGGCAGCCTCCACCGGCGGCGCCGAATGGACCATCATGGTCTACCTGAACGCCGACAACAACCTGGAACCCGACGGCATAGCCGACTTTTTGGAGATGGCCGCCGCCTCGTACAGTTCGGGCAAGATCAACGTCATCGTCCAGATGGACCGCTCCTCCAGCTATGACACCCAGTACGAAAACTGGACCACCTGCAAGCGCTTTAAGATCACCAACGGCATGACCCCCACTGCGGCCAACCAGATCTCGGACCTGGGCGAGGTGGACATGGGCAGCCCAACCACTTTGGTAAACTTCGCCACCTGGGCCATCCAGAACTACCCGGCCAACCGTTACTCACTGGTGATGTGGGACCACGGCGACGGCTGGTACAAGAAAGACGGCGAGACAGCGGTTATCAAGGGCTTCTCCAATGACGATTCCCACGGTTCGGTGATCGGCATCGCCAACGGCGAGTTCGCCGGGGCCATGGCCCAGATCAAGACCGCCCTGGGCCGGAACCTGGACCACATCGGCTGGGACGCCTGCCTGATGGGCATGTGGGAAGTGCTGGACATCTCACGCAACTACGCCAACGTGGCCAACGTCTCCGAGGAGACCGAGGGCTCAGCCGGCTGGTATTACACCACCTGGCTCAACACCCTTAACACCACACCCACCACCAGCGCCATTGACATGGGCAAGGCCATCATCAACGGCACCTCCGGACAGTCCACCCTGTCGGTGGTGGACCTGACCCAGATAGCGGCCCTCAACACCTCGGTCAACACCTTTGCCAACGAGCTGATGGCCGCCCGGGGCGCGGGCCTGAGCGCTTCTATCACCACCGCGCTGACCAACACCCAGAAATTCTCCACCAGCTATTTCAGCTACCATATAGATCTTTCGGACTTCGCCGCCAAGGTCAAGGCCGCCATCACCACCAGGCCCACCCTGACCGCCGCCTGCGACGGCATCATCAGCGGGGTAACCAATGCGGTAAAGCTTTACAAGAACTCCACCACCTATGCCAGCGCCCGGGGCATCGCCATCTTCCACAACTCGACCACCTCCAACTACGATGCCACCTATGACAACCTGCCCATCTGCGCCGCCACCACCTGGGAGGAGTACCTTAAGGGCGGGACCAGCGGCGGGACCACCGCCCCCAATTACACCAAGGCCTCGGCCACTTACGGCTGGGACGCCTCGGCCACCACGGCCAGCGGCCTGACCGGTGACGACCAAGCGGTGGCGGTCAACATCGGCTTTGCCTTCAATTTCTACGGGACCAGCTATACTGCGGTCAACATCTGCTCCAACGGGTTTTTAAACTTCGGCACCAGTTCCACCGCCTACACCCCGGCCGCCATCCCCAACACCGCGGCCCCCAACGCGCTGATCGCCGGGGTTTGGAGGGACCTCAACGTCTCCGGCGGCGGCACCATCACCTACTATTCCTCGGCCACCAAGTTCGTGGTATCCTTCAATGCGGTCAAGAACTACGCCAACACCAGCACCCAGACCTTCCAGATGATCCTGACCCCAGACGGCAAGATCAAGCTCCAGTGGGGCAGCATCACCACCGCCGAGACCTACGTGGCCGGAGTGGAGAACCAGGCCGGCACCCTGGGACTGGGCACCACCGCCGCCTTGAATTCCGCCGTTCTTTACACCCCGCCGGCCTCCTGGAGCACCAGCGACTACGATGTGGCACAGGATGCGCGCTTTGCCGCGCCGGTGCTTCCCCTGATTACAGCCCTATCCCAGAACTCCCCCAACCCGGTCCGCTGCAAGACCCAGATCTCCTATCAGCTGGAGAATTCCGGGGAGGTGTCGCTAAAGATCTACAACTTCAACGGGCAATTGGTGCGGACCCTGGTCAACTGCTACCAGAAATCCGGCCAGCAGCAGGTGATCTGGGATGCCAAAGACGAGGCCGGAAGAAAGGTCTCCGAGGGAGTGTATATCTACAAGTTGTCATCCGGTAATTTCAGCCAGGCCAGAAAAATGGTGCTGGTAAAATAG